The uncultured Bacteroides sp. DNA segment AAAGGCCCAACGAACGCTACATCGATTATGTACTGAAGAAACAGAAATTCACGCCAGACTTAAGCGATGAGCGCAAACCTTTCTACGCTCCCCAAAGTGGATATAGCACAACGCTAAGCGACAAATTCAGCTTGAAAGAACTAACCGAAGAGCAAGAAGATATTCAGGAAAAAGATTTTAAATTCTCTTTGAATTTCGAGTTGCCTATGAGCAAAGGAAAATACAGCAACAAACTGAAATTCGGAGGAAAGATAGTCGACAAGAATAAAGATAAGGTGAAAGACTATTACGAATATACTCCGCTGGATAAAGACGGGTTCAATAGCAGCAGTTTGAATAACACGGTTGCTCAAAACCGTGACGGATTTATGGCAGGAGATAAATATAAAGCAGGAAGCTTTATCAGCAAAGAATATGTAGGCGGACTCGATCTGAACAACAGTTCTCTTTTCAAAAAAGAACAAAGCCAAGAAGAAATAGCCGCAAGCTACGAAGCACAAGAAACGGTGGAAGCAGGTTATTTTCGCTTTGACCAAAACTTCGGAAAGAAATGGGCACTCATGGCAGGACTTAGATTAGAGAACACCCGATTGAAATATACAGGACGTGACTATGATGCCAAAGAAGATGTAACGGCCAAAACGCCTAAAGCAAAAGATAGTTATCTAAATATATTACCTTCATTATTGATGAAATATAGTGCCGGCGAAGACCTCAAGATCCGTGCATCATTTACCAATACCATCTCACGCCCTAAATACTCTGCATTGGTTCCTAATGTAAACATCAATAAGGATAACGAAATAACAATGGGTAATCCAAATCTGAAACCGACCATCTCTTACAATCTCGACCTAAGCGCCGATTACTACTTTAAGAGCATTGGTCTGGCTACCGCAGGTGTGTTTTACAAAAGAATAAACGACTTCATCGTAGACCAAACCCTGAACGACTATGAGTATAACGGAACGACATACACTAAGTTTTCTCAACCTAAGAATGCCGGAAATGCCAATTTACTAGGAGTGGAACTTGGTTTTCAACGCGACTTTGGCTTCATTGCTCCTGCTTTGAAAAGTTTCGGATTCTATGGTAACTACACCTATACATATACCCGCGTAAACGACTTCAACTTCGAGGGACGCGAGAATGAAAAAGGATTAAGACTACCGGGATCTCCCGAACATACCGCTAATGCATCACTTTACTATGAGCGCAAAGGTCTTAACGTTCGTTTATCATACAATCATGCCTCTTCATTCATCGACGAAATGGGTACAGAGAAATTTTACGACCGCTACTATGATGCTGTCAACTACATGGACGTGAATGCAAGCTACACCTTTGCCAAAAGCTACACCTTCTATGCTGAGGCGAACAATTTGCTCAACCAACCGTTACGTTACTATCAGGGAACAAAAGATCGCACCGCACAGGTAGAATATTACGGTATAAAAGTAAATGCCGGATTTAAAATTAACTTCTAACTAAAACGAAAATATGAAGCAAAGAAGTCTCATCTTATTTCTTCTGGTTCTGGTATTTACCACAGCCAAAGCTCAAATAAGCGACTATTCAATATTCAATGATAAATTTAATTTCTATATAGCTAACGACCTGGGGCGCAACGGATATTACGATCAAAAGCCCATAGCCGAACTGATGGGAACCATGGGCGAAGAAGTAGGCCCGGAGTTCGTGTTAGCAGCAGGAGATATCCATCACTTTGAGGGAGTGCGTAGTGTAAATGATCCATTATGGATGACCAACTACGAACTCATCTACAGCCATCCCGAATTGATGATAAATTGGTACCCTATTCTGGGTAACCATGAATATCGGGGAAACACGCAAGCGGTACTCGATTACAGCAAAGTTAGCCGTCGTTGGAACATGCCTGCCCGATACTACACCAAAGCCTTCAGCGAAGAAGGAACGACCGTGCGCATCGTGTGGATAGATACTGCCCCGTTGATAGACAAATACCGCAACGAAAGCGACATCTATCCTGACGCTTGCAAACAAGACATGAAGAAACAATTGGCATGGATTGATTCTGTGTTGACAGTAGCCAAAGAAGACTGGGTAATTGTTGCCGGACATCATCCCATCTATGCCCAGACAGCCAAAGATGATTCGGAAAGGGCAGACATGCAAGCACGCCTCGACCCCATCTTACGTAAGCATAAAGTAGACATGTATGTTTGCGGTCATATCCACAATTTCCAACACATCCGAATGAAAGGAAGTTCCATTGACTATGTAGTAAACTCTGCCGGCTCACTGGCTCGCAAAGTAACTCCGATAGAGGGAACACTCTTTTGTAGCCCCGAACCCGGTTTTTCTATCTGCTCAGCAAGTAAAACAGAGCTTGATTTGCGCATGATCGATAAGAAAGGAAATATACTTTATACCATTACAAGAAAAAAATAAATTCTACTC contains these protein-coding regions:
- a CDS encoding TonB-dependent receptor, producing the protein MKRIVRLVSFILLFSSMTNISFADEKVNVNANKQGTVRGRIVDTSKQFLPGASIYIDKLHTGVTSDINGFYTFSNLNPGTYTVKVSYVGYDPVIMSITIPEGKTLEKDVVLNEGVELQEVVVGGSLQGQNRAINVQKSNLGITNIVSANQVGKFPDSNIGDALKRISGINVQYDQGEARFGQVRGTSADLSSVTINGNRVPSAEGDTRNVQLDLIPADMVQTIEVNKVITPDMEADAIGGSINLVTKNSPYKRILTATAGSGWNWVSDKAQLNLGFTYGNKFFNDKLGIILSTSYQNAPSGSDNTEFLWKKTDAGELYLTDYQVRQYYVTRERQSYSAALNWDVSANHKFFFKGIFNNRNDWENRYRMTLKDLNKKSVDNTADVRIQTKAGTPDNKNARLERQRTMDFTLGGEHLFGKLSMDWNASYAKASEERPNERYIDYVLKKQKFTPDLSDERKPFYAPQSGYSTTLSDKFSLKELTEEQEDIQEKDFKFSLNFELPMSKGKYSNKLKFGGKIVDKNKDKVKDYYEYTPLDKDGFNSSSLNNTVAQNRDGFMAGDKYKAGSFISKEYVGGLDLNNSSLFKKEQSQEEIAASYEAQETVEAGYFRFDQNFGKKWALMAGLRLENTRLKYTGRDYDAKEDVTAKTPKAKDSYLNILPSLLMKYSAGEDLKIRASFTNTISRPKYSALVPNVNINKDNEITMGNPNLKPTISYNLDLSADYYFKSIGLATAGVFYKRINDFIVDQTLNDYEYNGTTYTKFSQPKNAGNANLLGVELGFQRDFGFIAPALKSFGFYGNYTYTYTRVNDFNFEGRENEKGLRLPGSPEHTANASLYYERKGLNVRLSYNHASSFIDEMGTEKFYDRYYDAVNYMDVNASYTFAKSYTFYAEANNLLNQPLRYYQGTKDRTAQVEYYGIKVNAGFKINF
- a CDS encoding metallophosphoesterase, which gives rise to MKQRSLILFLLVLVFTTAKAQISDYSIFNDKFNFYIANDLGRNGYYDQKPIAELMGTMGEEVGPEFVLAAGDIHHFEGVRSVNDPLWMTNYELIYSHPELMINWYPILGNHEYRGNTQAVLDYSKVSRRWNMPARYYTKAFSEEGTTVRIVWIDTAPLIDKYRNESDIYPDACKQDMKKQLAWIDSVLTVAKEDWVIVAGHHPIYAQTAKDDSERADMQARLDPILRKHKVDMYVCGHIHNFQHIRMKGSSIDYVVNSAGSLARKVTPIEGTLFCSPEPGFSICSASKTELDLRMIDKKGNILYTITRKK